Proteins from one Esox lucius isolate fEsoLuc1 chromosome 19, fEsoLuc1.pri, whole genome shotgun sequence genomic window:
- the si:dkey-30c15.13 gene encoding uncharacterized protein si:dkey-30c15.13 isoform X1 encodes MTQNMFQEGLYHVFFKDHPSSNQQTVTTNQEGFQNVRIGRWFGTVVNTRLLVTGLLQVFGALASVLTTVTYACVSFNCSVSMTTPVLADLFYLTTGGVAMEAQRKPNKLKQVNMLIGLNIFSFLLGSCSLLVYSLITTQAKGLYTDQQLVGVYMAKGSSILFTVQCLLASVYTLFLSWRGLRRYGGPHSQTYTRLAEGQDEQTEPLMETGQFSL; translated from the exons ATGACTCAGAACATGTTCCAGGAGGGGCTgtatcatgttttctttaaggaCCACCCCTCAAGCAACCAACAAACTGTAACCACCAACCAGGAAGGATTCCAAAATGTGCGCATCGGACGCTGGTTTGGGACAGTGGTTAACACCCGCCTCCTTGTCACCGGG CTTTTACAGGTCTTTGGTGCCCTGGCCTCTGTACTCACCACGGTAACCTACGCTTGTGTGAGCTTTAACTGTTCCGTCTCCATGACTACACCAGTCTTGGCTGACCTGTTT TATCTGACTACTGGAGGTGTAGCAATGGAGGCTCAGAGGAAACCCAACAAACTCAAA CAGGTGAATATGCTGATTGGCTTGAACATCTTTAGCTTTCTGCTGGGGTCCTGTTCTCTACTGGTCTACAGCCTCATAACTACACAGGCTAAAGGCCTCTATACTGACCAAcag CTTGTGGGTGTGTACATGGCGAAGGGCAGCTCCATCCTGTTCACAGTACAGTGTCTGCTGGCCTCGGTCtacactctcttcctctcttggAGAGGTCTACGACGCTACGGTGGCCCTCACAGTCAGACCTACACCCGTCTAGCAGAG GGCCAGGATGAACAAACAGAGCCCCTAATGGAAACAGGACAATTCAGCCTCTAA
- the si:dkey-30c15.13 gene encoding uncharacterized protein si:dkey-30c15.13 isoform X2 — MTQNMFQEGLYHVFFKDHPSSNQQTVTTNQEGFQNVRIGRWFGTVVNTRLLVTGLLQVFGALASVLTTVTYACVSFNCSVSMTTPVLADLFYLTTGGVAMEAQRKPNKLKVNMLIGLNIFSFLLGSCSLLVYSLITTQAKGLYTDQQLVGVYMAKGSSILFTVQCLLASVYTLFLSWRGLRRYGGPHSQTYTRLAEGQDEQTEPLMETGQFSL; from the exons ATGACTCAGAACATGTTCCAGGAGGGGCTgtatcatgttttctttaaggaCCACCCCTCAAGCAACCAACAAACTGTAACCACCAACCAGGAAGGATTCCAAAATGTGCGCATCGGACGCTGGTTTGGGACAGTGGTTAACACCCGCCTCCTTGTCACCGGG CTTTTACAGGTCTTTGGTGCCCTGGCCTCTGTACTCACCACGGTAACCTACGCTTGTGTGAGCTTTAACTGTTCCGTCTCCATGACTACACCAGTCTTGGCTGACCTGTTT TATCTGACTACTGGAGGTGTAGCAATGGAGGCTCAGAGGAAACCCAACAAACTCAAA GTGAATATGCTGATTGGCTTGAACATCTTTAGCTTTCTGCTGGGGTCCTGTTCTCTACTGGTCTACAGCCTCATAACTACACAGGCTAAAGGCCTCTATACTGACCAAcag CTTGTGGGTGTGTACATGGCGAAGGGCAGCTCCATCCTGTTCACAGTACAGTGTCTGCTGGCCTCGGTCtacactctcttcctctcttggAGAGGTCTACGACGCTACGGTGGCCCTCACAGTCAGACCTACACCCGTCTAGCAGAG GGCCAGGATGAACAAACAGAGCCCCTAATGGAAACAGGACAATTCAGCCTCTAA